From a single Cytophagales bacterium WSM2-2 genomic region:
- a CDS encoding ABC transporter permease — MVPPKRAVRFLRWFCREDYIEEIEGDLTEIFEKEVGETPRKAKWKFVWSVIKYFRPQFLKPFGNFYQSNSFGMYKNYLKITLRVFNREKLYSLINVSGLALGFLCCLMIYLFIRDEISYDKFHQDGDRVYRIASAYMRQSKWEPYSSNSWRTGELIRSNYPELKELVMICSDEGILVYKDKRIYETKMAWVGDNFFKVFSFPLVSGNPDDALRGTNKVVISESMAAKYFGAENAIGKVFEANDNSYQLQVSAVMKDMPHNSHFHFDFLMSSETLRKIAPSGMFTNVGWDSQHLYAKATPGANPALLEASFPAFIDKNLDFMKSDKFKLFLQPLKSIHLESNNGLEIEPNGSLSQVYTFSVIAIFILVIACVNYVNLTTARSLRRAKEVGVRKVMGGKQTDLVKQFLSESFIITFMAILIALVFALLLLPQFNQFAGKEIPLSVLLTPEVLLTLIASVIVIGLMAGFYPAVMLSSFKPTNNLKGVDLGGKSGFLFRRGLVILQFVISIGLIAGSTIVFQQWNFLKNKELGLNENMLISVPLQTMNRNKLDAFKEMLLADHSIKKIGTSNMKMPGWISNSTGYQAEDVDISKVTNQTMKIMRTDFDFFDAIETKFADGRNFARKFPSDSSAIIINESAVAQLGWKNPVGKWMELDNKKYTVVGVVKDFHFESLHRLIPPTIFILSSEWLNWVYVRIDNANTQHAISHLKKTYSQFVTNRDFSYSFVDEDMKSQYNAEEKFTETFTLFTALAIVIACLGTFGLISFAAERKSKEIGVRKVLGASVGQVSYLLVREFIILLVIASAISLPLTWYFLNNWVDTFIYRITIGYGPFVLAVVIAAFIVIVTTGFRAMKAAMANPVDSLRDE; from the coding sequence ATGGTCCCGCCAAAAAGAGCTGTCAGGTTCCTTCGCTGGTTTTGCCGTGAAGACTATATCGAGGAGATCGAAGGCGATCTCACTGAGATTTTTGAAAAAGAAGTGGGAGAGACTCCACGCAAAGCGAAGTGGAAGTTTGTGTGGAGTGTGATCAAATATTTTAGACCACAGTTCCTGAAGCCATTTGGCAACTTTTATCAATCAAATTCTTTCGGTATGTATAAAAACTATCTGAAAATTACACTGAGGGTCTTCAACAGGGAAAAATTGTACAGCCTGATCAATGTCTCGGGCCTGGCCCTTGGCTTTTTGTGCTGCCTGATGATCTATCTTTTTATCCGCGATGAAATTAGTTATGACAAGTTTCACCAGGATGGGGATCGCGTCTATCGTATTGCCTCTGCGTACATGAGGCAGAGCAAGTGGGAACCTTACTCGAGCAACTCATGGCGAACAGGTGAGCTGATCCGAAGCAATTATCCTGAGCTGAAGGAGCTGGTGATGATCTGCAGCGATGAAGGGATACTTGTATACAAAGACAAAAGGATCTACGAGACTAAAATGGCCTGGGTAGGCGACAATTTTTTTAAGGTGTTCAGCTTCCCACTCGTGTCGGGCAACCCGGACGATGCCTTGCGCGGAACTAACAAGGTGGTGATCTCTGAATCTATGGCCGCGAAATACTTTGGAGCTGAAAATGCCATTGGTAAAGTATTCGAAGCGAACGATAATAGCTATCAGCTACAAGTAAGCGCTGTGATGAAGGACATGCCTCACAACTCCCATTTTCATTTTGACTTCCTGATGTCCAGTGAAACCTTAAGAAAAATAGCGCCCTCTGGCATGTTTACTAATGTGGGCTGGGACTCGCAACATCTTTATGCCAAAGCTACACCGGGAGCAAACCCGGCACTATTGGAGGCGAGCTTCCCTGCTTTTATTGACAAGAACCTTGACTTCATGAAGTCGGACAAGTTCAAATTATTTCTGCAGCCGCTGAAATCTATCCACCTGGAATCGAACAATGGCCTTGAGATAGAACCGAATGGTAGCCTGAGCCAGGTTTATACTTTCTCCGTGATCGCGATTTTCATTTTGGTGATCGCTTGTGTCAACTATGTAAACCTGACTACGGCCAGGTCGCTGCGAAGAGCGAAGGAAGTAGGCGTTAGAAAGGTGATGGGAGGAAAACAGACGGACTTGGTCAAGCAGTTTTTGTCTGAGTCTTTCATCATCACGTTCATGGCTATTCTGATTGCGCTTGTGTTTGCGCTTCTTCTCTTGCCACAGTTCAACCAGTTTGCGGGGAAGGAAATTCCTTTGAGTGTTCTGCTCACACCGGAAGTTCTGCTCACACTTATTGCTTCCGTAATCGTCATCGGCCTGATGGCGGGCTTCTATCCTGCGGTGATGCTTTCATCATTCAAGCCAACAAACAACTTGAAGGGGGTTGACCTTGGCGGTAAATCGGGATTTCTTTTCAGAAGAGGATTAGTGATTCTGCAATTTGTTATTTCGATTGGATTGATCGCAGGCTCGACTATCGTATTTCAGCAGTGGAATTTTCTCAAGAACAAGGAGTTGGGCCTGAATGAGAACATGCTGATCTCGGTTCCCTTGCAGACCATGAATAGAAATAAGCTGGATGCTTTTAAAGAGATGCTTCTCGCAGATCATTCCATTAAGAAAATAGGAACCTCGAACATGAAGATGCCGGGATGGATTTCCAACAGCACAGGTTACCAGGCTGAAGATGTGGACATCAGCAAGGTGACCAACCAGACGATGAAGATCATGCGCACCGACTTTGATTTCTTCGATGCTATTGAAACGAAGTTTGCAGACGGAAGGAATTTCGCGCGCAAGTTTCCGTCAGATTCATCAGCTATTATAATCAATGAATCTGCAGTAGCGCAGTTGGGATGGAAAAATCCCGTGGGCAAATGGATGGAACTCGACAACAAGAAATATACAGTAGTTGGAGTGGTAAAAGACTTCCACTTCGAATCACTTCACCGGTTGATACCACCTACCATCTTCATACTCTCCTCTGAATGGTTGAACTGGGTGTATGTCCGCATCGACAATGCAAATACGCAGCACGCCATAAGCCACCTTAAAAAGACGTACTCCCAATTTGTTACCAACAGGGATTTTTCATATTCGTTTGTGGATGAGGATATGAAGAGCCAGTATAATGCAGAAGAAAAGTTTACAGAGACGTTTACTCTTTTCACTGCACTCGCTATCGTGATTGCCTGCCTGGGTACCTTCGGGCTGATCTCGTTTGCTGCCGAGCGGAAGTCGAAAGAGATTGGTGTGAGAAAAGTGCTGGGCGCTTCTGTGGGGCAGGTCTCTTACTTACTGGTGCGTGAGTTTATTATTTTACTGGTCATTGCCAGTGCTATTTCGTTGCCGCTCACGTGGTACTTCCTCAATAACTGGGTGGACACCTTTATTTACAGAATTACTATAGGCTATGGACCTTTTGTGTTGGCCGTGGTTATCGCTGCATTCATTGTTATTGTTACAACAGGCTTCCGTGCGATGAAGGCAGCGATGGCTAACCCGGTGGATTCCCTGAGAGATGAATAA
- the truA gene encoding tRNA pseudouridine synthase A has protein sequence MDMTIQKFHPFEQKKGAANLNSSLNWQIFKLSNQEMRYFFEISYNGTRYHGWQNQANAIGVQQVVEDALSKLFRNKVEITGSGRTDTGVHCAQQFFHADFKSEINTSDLMHRLNSFLPRDIAIHSIQKVKENAHARYDAHERAYEYRITTKKDPLLSGYSFYFFKPLDIERMNRAARLLLGKHDFTSFSKVNTDVNHFICDIKKAKWHKKKDLLVFEIAANRFLRGMVRAIVGTLLDVGSEKISLHDFQEIIKGKDRKKAGMNVPAEGLFLMKVKYPKRIFS, from the coding sequence ATGGATATGACAATTCAGAAATTTCATCCTTTTGAGCAAAAAAAGGGGGCTGCGAATTTGAATTCATCACTGAATTGGCAAATTTTCAAATTATCAAATCAAGAGATGCGTTATTTCTTCGAGATCAGTTACAACGGCACGCGCTATCACGGCTGGCAGAACCAGGCGAATGCAATTGGTGTACAGCAGGTGGTGGAAGATGCCCTAAGTAAACTTTTCCGGAACAAAGTGGAGATCACAGGCAGCGGACGGACTGATACTGGGGTGCATTGTGCCCAACAATTCTTTCATGCCGACTTCAAGTCTGAAATAAACACAAGCGACCTGATGCACCGGCTCAATTCTTTTCTCCCGCGCGACATTGCTATTCATTCCATTCAGAAAGTAAAAGAAAATGCCCACGCCCGATATGATGCGCACGAACGAGCATATGAGTATCGCATTACGACAAAAAAAGATCCGTTACTCAGCGGCTATTCGTTCTACTTCTTCAAACCATTGGATATAGAGCGAATGAACCGAGCTGCCCGATTGTTGTTGGGCAAGCACGACTTCACCAGTTTTAGCAAAGTGAACACAGACGTCAATCATTTTATCTGCGATATAAAAAAAGCGAAGTGGCACAAGAAAAAGGATTTGCTTGTATTCGAAATTGCTGCGAACCGTTTCTTACGCGGAATGGTGCGAGCCATAGTCGGAACATTACTCGATGTAGGCTCAGAGAAAATCTCTCTCCATGACTTCCAGGAAATCATCAAGGGCAAAGACAGAAAAAAAGCCGGCATGAACGTGCCGGCTGAAGGTCTCTTTTTAATGAAGGTAAAATACCCGAAGCGGATCTTTTCCTGA
- the guaB gene encoding inosine-5'-monophosphate dehydrogenase: MPLDSSKFLFEALTYDDVLLVPAYSEVLPRTADTTGFLTQGIKLNIPIISAAMDTVTESNLAISMALEGGLGFIHKNMSIEEQAEHVRKVKRSQSGMILDPVTLQINSTVRDAEKIMREYKIGGIPVVDGNGKLVGIITNRDLRFQKDFSMPIERIMTRDNLITAHEGITLEKAEVILQNYKIEKLPVVNKKGKLTGLVTYKDILKKKNKPNACKDQYGRLRVGAAVGVTHDTMERIEALKNAGVDVISIDTAHGHSRGVMDCAKKVKKKYPGLELVVGNIATGEAAKALVKIGADAVKVGVGPGSICTTRVVAGVGLPQLSAVYEASKAIKGSGVKVIADGGIRFSGDVVKALAAGADSVMIGSLLAGTEEAPGEVIIYEGRRFKSYRGMGSIEAMEDGSKDRYFQDVEDDIKKLVPEGISGRVPYKGLVSEVLYQLVGGLRAGMGYCGAKDLEKLKRAKFVKITTAGAAESHPHDVSITREAPNYSRK, from the coding sequence ATGCCACTCGATTCTTCCAAATTCCTCTTCGAAGCCCTTACTTATGATGATGTTCTGCTGGTGCCTGCGTACAGCGAGGTCTTGCCACGGACAGCCGACACAACCGGCTTCCTTACCCAAGGAATAAAACTCAATATCCCGATCATTTCAGCCGCTATGGACACCGTCACGGAGTCAAACCTGGCGATCAGTATGGCCCTGGAGGGCGGGCTTGGGTTCATTCATAAAAACATGTCGATTGAAGAGCAGGCAGAGCATGTCCGCAAAGTGAAACGTTCACAAAGCGGAATGATCCTCGATCCGGTGACACTGCAAATCAATTCCACGGTTCGCGATGCTGAAAAAATCATGCGCGAGTATAAAATTGGAGGCATCCCGGTAGTTGACGGTAATGGCAAACTGGTGGGAATTATCACCAACCGCGATCTCCGTTTTCAAAAAGACTTTTCCATGCCGATCGAACGGATCATGACGCGCGACAACCTCATCACGGCACATGAAGGAATCACACTGGAAAAAGCCGAGGTGATTTTGCAAAACTATAAGATTGAAAAACTCCCGGTAGTCAATAAAAAAGGGAAACTCACTGGGCTGGTGACCTACAAAGACATTCTGAAAAAGAAAAACAAACCCAATGCTTGCAAGGATCAATACGGAAGGTTGCGGGTAGGAGCTGCTGTTGGAGTAACGCACGATACGATGGAACGTATTGAAGCGTTGAAAAACGCAGGTGTGGACGTCATTAGCATTGACACGGCCCATGGTCACTCCAGGGGTGTGATGGACTGCGCGAAAAAAGTGAAGAAAAAATATCCCGGACTGGAATTGGTCGTTGGAAATATTGCTACCGGTGAGGCCGCAAAGGCACTCGTTAAAATCGGGGCCGATGCAGTGAAAGTAGGCGTAGGCCCGGGAAGTATTTGTACAACACGGGTCGTAGCCGGTGTGGGACTGCCTCAGCTTTCGGCAGTTTATGAAGCTTCAAAAGCGATCAAAGGTTCTGGTGTAAAGGTGATTGCCGATGGTGGTATTCGTTTTTCAGGTGATGTAGTAAAGGCGTTGGCAGCGGGAGCCGACAGCGTGATGATCGGGTCATTGCTGGCGGGAACAGAAGAAGCTCCAGGAGAAGTGATCATCTACGAAGGAAGAAGATTTAAATCTTACCGCGGCATGGGCTCGATCGAAGCTATGGAAGACGGATCGAAAGACCGCTACTTTCAGGATGTAGAGGACGATATTAAGAAACTGGTGCCCGAAGGAATTTCCGGTCGCGTCCCTTACAAAGGACTAGTGAGCGAAGTACTTTATCAACTGGTAGGTGGCTTGCGTGCAGGTATGGGCTACTGTGGAGCCAAAGACCTGGAAAAATTAAAGCGTGCTAAGTTTGTGAAGATAACAACTGCCGGGGCGGCCGAAAGCCATCCTCACGATGTGTCAATCACTCGTGAAGCTCCTAACTATAGCCGCAAGTAA
- the purD gene encoding phosphoribosylamine--glycine ligase — MNILIIGSGGREHAFAWKISQSKNCTKLFVAPGNVGTAQVATNVAIAVDDFAHLGAFCLKEKIDLILVGPEVPLVKGIRDYFEADENLKTILLVGPGKQGAQLEGSKDFSKQFMLRHNVPTAKARTFLANESKGAAKYLETLTPPFVLKADGLAAGKGVVISPLLAEAQLAVKEMLEEKKFGDASAKVLIEEFLDGIELSVFVLTDGKDYVILPEAKDYKRIGDGDQGPNTGGMGSVSPVPFADRSFMQKVEDKVVKPTVDGLKKEGISYNGFIFIGLMNVKGEPYVIEYNARMGDPETQSVMMRIKSDFADLLKTCASGEIKKHTLEIDPSFVATVVMAAGGYPDHYEKGKAISGFEKVTTAQVFHAGTQIKDGKIVTDGGRVLGVTGKGKTMSEAVANSYEAVAKITWENAYHRKDIGQDILKMD; from the coding sequence ATGAACATTCTCATCATTGGAAGCGGGGGACGTGAGCACGCCTTCGCTTGGAAAATCAGTCAAAGTAAAAACTGTACAAAGCTATTTGTTGCCCCCGGCAATGTCGGTACGGCACAGGTCGCCACGAATGTTGCTATTGCAGTCGATGATTTTGCACACCTGGGCGCATTCTGCTTAAAAGAAAAAATCGATTTGATTTTGGTTGGACCCGAAGTTCCGTTGGTGAAAGGAATACGCGACTACTTCGAGGCAGATGAAAATCTGAAGACCATTTTACTCGTTGGTCCTGGAAAACAAGGTGCACAGCTGGAAGGCAGCAAAGATTTCTCAAAGCAGTTCATGCTGCGGCACAATGTGCCCACAGCCAAAGCAAGAACCTTTTTGGCAAACGAATCAAAAGGAGCAGCGAAATACCTCGAAACACTCACCCCTCCATTTGTTCTTAAAGCTGACGGCTTGGCTGCTGGAAAAGGAGTTGTTATTTCTCCTTTATTGGCAGAAGCCCAATTGGCCGTAAAAGAAATGTTGGAAGAAAAAAAATTCGGAGATGCGAGCGCTAAAGTTCTTATTGAAGAATTCCTGGATGGCATTGAACTCTCCGTGTTTGTGCTCACCGATGGAAAAGACTACGTGATCTTACCCGAGGCCAAAGATTACAAGCGCATTGGTGATGGCGACCAGGGCCCGAACACAGGCGGGATGGGCTCTGTTTCCCCGGTGCCATTCGCAGACAGGTCCTTTATGCAAAAAGTAGAGGACAAAGTCGTGAAGCCGACCGTAGATGGATTGAAGAAAGAAGGTATTTCTTACAACGGATTTATTTTCATCGGCTTGATGAATGTGAAAGGCGAACCGTATGTCATTGAATACAACGCCCGCATGGGCGATCCCGAAACGCAATCCGTAATGATGCGTATCAAAAGCGATTTTGCTGACCTTTTGAAAACGTGTGCCAGCGGAGAAATTAAAAAGCATACACTGGAAATCGATCCGTCATTCGTAGCCACCGTTGTCATGGCGGCCGGAGGTTATCCCGATCATTACGAAAAAGGAAAAGCGATTTCAGGTTTTGAAAAGGTCACAACGGCACAGGTCTTTCATGCAGGCACTCAGATTAAAGACGGAAAAATCGTTACCGATGGCGGCCGTGTTTTGGGTGTGACCGGAAAAGGCAAGACCATGAGCGAAGCAGTGGCCAACAGTTACGAAGCCGTGGCAAAAATCACGTGGGAGAACGCCTATCATCGTAAAGACATAGGTCAGGATATCCTGAAAATGGACTAA